A stretch of Paenibacillus mucilaginosus 3016 DNA encodes these proteins:
- a CDS encoding helix-turn-helix transcriptional regulator — translation MRTYLLRLLIFSLILGALPTLFIGAASYYIATRGMEEKVNEGSMHLLLQTQLRVEQMLQSLEKSTTQFVNSSLLKSTLDRALTSQDFIQVRGLQAELTHLQSTAVVKQAHLVNFSHDWVLNLLALKPLSTSEEADTFRTYAGQSDGIAWNTRIRLATDTAAAGEAGADLPGAPVETISLIYKIPLIPPGSPSKALLVVQISSNDIRSVLTHSETLGVHYILDPAGNPFLSSRSDAEAYRNINSAIGRRVQELGQAQGFFYAEVNDRKVGVMYRTSGYNGWTYVSVVSHEAITRETKTIGIFTAAVCGVILLIVLVLAYFGSRKMYSPIRSLLVYTEEIGEDGEPERGRKDELAFIKQRIESLAVSKTNLKQLMQGQAGSLKEFCVLKLFTGQMSDNEFAFRTASYGFPTEWNQLGVLTLQIDSLRNTRYKEQDRELLLFAINNIVDELLPAQTRFSPILLNESQITLLASQTEDVQELRSFFYRTAEQIKSTVEQYLQLTVSIGISRPFTQLSESPLAYGECLEALKSRISLGPDIIVHFEDSVSKGTGETVVYSHLKLIEEQIIQSLREVHLQRVNGLFQQYLDAVLNKELYAQEHRILLVQLVSRILQIVQEQGISVRKVVEGEAVVERLLRMQTREEISLWFEARLFAPVIGLLADKSETQYINIADRMLAMIHEQYDQDLTLELCAGTLNFHPVYLSRVFKREVGLPFSDYLSEYRMKMAKLMLETTSMKISEISDKLQYKNNSSFIRNFRRLFGVTPGQYRENLQNDSRPPES, via the coding sequence GTGCGTACATACTTGCTGCGATTACTCATTTTCAGTCTTATTCTTGGTGCACTGCCAACCTTGTTTATCGGTGCCGCTTCTTATTACATCGCTACACGGGGAATGGAAGAGAAGGTCAATGAAGGGAGCATGCACCTGCTGCTTCAGACCCAGCTTCGTGTGGAGCAGATGCTCCAGTCGCTGGAGAAATCTACGACTCAATTCGTCAACTCCTCCTTATTGAAATCAACGCTTGACCGGGCACTGACCTCCCAGGATTTCATTCAAGTCCGAGGGTTGCAAGCGGAACTGACCCATTTGCAGTCAACGGCGGTGGTGAAGCAGGCGCATCTCGTGAACTTCAGCCATGATTGGGTGTTGAATCTGCTCGCCCTAAAGCCTCTCAGCACTTCAGAGGAAGCGGATACATTCCGAACCTACGCGGGCCAATCCGACGGAATTGCATGGAACACGCGCATACGGCTGGCCACAGACACGGCAGCCGCGGGAGAAGCCGGAGCAGATCTGCCAGGGGCTCCCGTCGAAACCATCAGTCTGATTTATAAGATTCCGCTCATTCCTCCGGGCAGTCCGTCCAAGGCGCTTCTTGTTGTTCAGATCTCTTCGAATGATATCCGAAGTGTCCTGACCCACAGCGAGACTCTCGGGGTTCATTATATCCTGGATCCGGCGGGCAACCCGTTTCTCTCCTCCCGCTCCGATGCGGAAGCGTACAGGAATATCAACAGCGCGATCGGACGGCGGGTTCAAGAGCTGGGCCAAGCGCAAGGCTTCTTCTATGCGGAGGTGAACGATCGGAAAGTCGGTGTCATGTACCGGACATCCGGCTACAACGGGTGGACCTATGTCTCGGTAGTATCCCATGAGGCGATCACACGTGAAACGAAGACCATTGGGATCTTTACCGCAGCGGTTTGCGGGGTGATTCTGCTCATTGTACTGGTTCTGGCTTACTTCGGCAGCAGGAAAATGTATTCTCCGATCCGCAGTCTTCTCGTCTATACGGAAGAAATCGGTGAGGATGGGGAGCCGGAGAGAGGGCGCAAGGATGAACTTGCTTTCATCAAACAAAGGATCGAATCCCTGGCCGTATCCAAAACCAATCTAAAGCAGCTGATGCAGGGACAAGCCGGAAGCTTGAAGGAATTTTGTGTACTGAAGCTGTTCACCGGCCAAATGTCGGACAACGAATTTGCCTTCCGTACGGCCTCCTACGGCTTCCCAACGGAGTGGAATCAGCTTGGCGTGCTCACCCTTCAAATCGACAGTCTGAGGAACACCCGTTATAAAGAGCAGGACCGGGAACTGCTGCTCTTTGCAATTAATAACATCGTCGATGAGCTGCTGCCTGCACAGACCCGGTTCAGCCCCATCCTGCTGAATGAATCGCAGATTACGCTGCTGGCGTCCCAGACAGAGGATGTGCAGGAGCTGCGGTCGTTTTTTTATCGGACGGCCGAGCAGATTAAATCTACGGTAGAACAATATCTGCAGCTGACGGTCAGTATAGGGATCAGCCGCCCGTTCACTCAATTATCCGAGTCTCCCCTGGCCTACGGTGAATGTCTCGAGGCACTCAAAAGCCGGATCAGTCTCGGCCCCGATATCATCGTGCACTTCGAGGACAGCGTGAGCAAGGGAACAGGCGAGACGGTCGTCTATTCTCATCTGAAGCTGATCGAAGAGCAGATTATTCAGTCCTTGCGGGAGGTCCATCTGCAGAGGGTGAACGGATTGTTCCAGCAGTACCTGGATGCCGTCCTGAACAAAGAGCTCTATGCTCAGGAGCATCGGATTCTCTTGGTTCAACTCGTATCGCGCATTCTGCAGATCGTCCAGGAGCAGGGAATTTCCGTGAGGAAGGTGGTCGAAGGGGAAGCAGTCGTCGAGCGCCTGCTGCGGATGCAGACCCGCGAGGAGATCAGCTTGTGGTTCGAAGCCAGACTGTTCGCTCCGGTCATAGGGCTGCTGGCCGACAAATCCGAGACCCAATACATCAATATCGCCGACCGGATGCTGGCCATGATTCATGAGCAGTACGATCAGGACCTGACGCTTGAGCTCTGTGCCGGCACGCTGAATTTCCACCCTGTCTATCTCAGCCGCGTGTTCAAGAGGGAGGTCGGTCTGCCGTTCAGCGACTACTTGTCGGAATACCGGATGAAGATGGCCAAGCTTATGCTCGAAACGACATCGATGAAAATATCGGAGATCAGCGACAAGCTGCAGTACAAAAACAACAGTTCGTTCATTCGCAACTTTCGCCGTTTGTTCGGTGTGACGCCGGGGCAGTATCGGGAAAACCTGCAAAACGACAGCAGGCCGCCCGAAAGCTAA
- a CDS encoding IS3 family transposase (programmed frameshift): MSKEKYCATEKLAILEEVSSGKIGFIAATKRYGMNKTTLMKWQRRYKLYGYEGLERSTRNRSYSAELKLQAVKDYVEGGLSKYRIIDKYRISSTTQLSNWIKKYNGHSSLKAYKGEAQAMTKGRSTTWDERIDIVHYCLAHQHDYHKTAGQFQVSYQQVYQWVKKFEAGGADALKDGRGRKKAPEEMTEADRQKLEMKKMEYEMERLRAENAFLKKLPGNPKEAKLSQYRQENVYLAIQALQEEESISIQLLCEVAGVARSSYYKWLNRKPSSREQENERLTKMMMSIYEKVEKTFGYRQLTLHMRKETGQTINHKRVYRLMKVKGIQSVIRRKRKKYPHSTPQHVAENVLNRNFQAAEPNEKWVTDVTEFKYGNGQKAYLSAILDLHDKSIVSRVVGHSNNNPLVFETLKQALQAAPGSKPMLHSDRGFQYTSLDFKKLLDDNELTQSMSRVGRCIDNGPMESFWGTLKCEKYYLHTYQTFEELERDILAYIDFYNNERLQAKLNGLSPMEYRTKAA; encoded by the exons ATGTCTAAAGAAAAATACTGTGCTACGGAGAAACTTGCTATCCTTGAAGAAGTTTCAAGTGGAAAAATTGGTTTTATCGCTGCAACCAAAAGATACGGTATGAATAAAACAACTTTAATGAAATGGCAGCGTCGTTATAAGCTATATGGGTATGAAGGACTGGAAAGAAGTACTCGCAATCGAAGTTACAGCGCTGAGCTGAAGCTTCAAGCGGTGAAAGATTATGTAGAGGGTGGATTGTCAAAATACCGGATCATCGACAAATACAGGATCTCAAGTACAACGCAGCTTTCTAACTGGATTAAGAAGTATAATGGTCATAGCAGCTTAAAAGCCTACAAAGGGGAAGCACAAGCTATGACAAAGGGTCGCTCTACTACGTGGGATGAGAGGATCGATATCGTCCACTATTGCCTGGCACATCAGCATGACTATCATAAGACAGCTGGCCAGTTTCAGGTCTCCTACCAGCAAGTATATCAATGGGTGAAGAAATTCGAAGCCGGCGGTGCGGATGCTTTAAAGGATGGCCGGGGGCGAAAGAAGGCGCCGGAAGAGATGACGGAGGCAGATCGCCAGAAGCTCGAGATGAAGAAGATGGAATACGAAATGGAGAGGCTTCGGGCGGAGAATGCATTTCTAAAAAAGTTAC CGGGAAATCCAAAGGAGGCGAAGCTAAGCCAATATCGCCAAGAGAACGTCTACCTTGCCATCCAAGCGCTTCAGGAAGAGGAGTCGATCAGCATTCAACTTCTGTGTGAAGTCGCAGGAGTTGCACGCTCAAGCTATTACAAATGGTTAAACCGCAAACCCAGCTCTCGTGAGCAGGAGAATGAGCGGCTGACAAAGATGATGATGTCCATATATGAAAAAGTAGAGAAAACCTTTGGGTACCGCCAATTAACACTCCACATGCGCAAGGAAACCGGACAGACGATTAACCATAAACGCGTGTACCGGCTGATGAAAGTCAAGGGAATCCAGTCGGTCATCCGCAGGAAGAGAAAGAAATACCCTCATTCTACTCCCCAGCACGTGGCCGAGAATGTGCTGAATCGTAATTTCCAAGCAGCTGAACCCAATGAGAAATGGGTAACGGATGTAACAGAATTTAAATACGGCAACGGTCAGAAAGCGTATTTAAGCGCGATTCTCGATCTTCATGATAAATCCATCGTCTCCAGAGTAGTGGGGCATTCCAACAACAACCCACTTGTTTTCGAGACGTTGAAGCAAGCCTTGCAAGCAGCTCCAGGAAGCAAACCAATGCTTCATAGTGACAGAGGATTTCAATACACTTCACTTGACTTCAAAAAGCTTTTGGACGATAACGAACTGACTCAAAGTATGTCCCGGGTTGGGCGGTGTATCGATAACGGGCCGATGGAATCCTTCTGGGGGACCTTAAAATGCGAGAAGTATTATCTACACACTTACCAAACCTTTGAGGAGCTTGAGAGAGACATTCTGGCTTACATCGATTTTTACAATAACGAACGATTACAAGCAAAACTAAACGGCCTCAGTCCAATGGAATACAGGACCAAGGCCGCTTAA
- a CDS encoding family 43 glycosylhydrolase: MVISARSKHPWGPFENSPYNPIIRTESRDERWCSRGHGTLVDTSDGDWWMVYHAYEKNYYTLGRQTLLEPIEWTEDGWFRVPSGVSPDKPIRKPKGSAAVPGRPKSETSDGLGLQWSFFKEHDKDRYAVTGEIIELQASERVSPLVYMPEDHHYEVQVEVTIQEGSQGRLLLFYNTTYFSGMGISADGLYGILRGWHTPCIPYSGSTVHLRLCSADHEVIYYYSHDGGEWTKFPHSFEASGFHHNALGGFLALRIGLDALGQGKATFRNFQYRSL; the protein is encoded by the coding sequence ATGGTCATATCGGCACGTTCCAAACACCCGTGGGGGCCTTTCGAGAACTCGCCGTACAATCCGATCATACGAACCGAGAGCCGTGATGAACGCTGGTGTTCCAGGGGACATGGCACCTTGGTGGACACGTCGGACGGAGACTGGTGGATGGTGTACCATGCTTACGAAAAAAATTACTACACCCTGGGACGGCAGACGTTACTAGAGCCGATCGAATGGACGGAAGACGGCTGGTTCCGAGTACCCTCGGGAGTCTCCCCGGACAAGCCGATTCGGAAGCCGAAAGGCTCGGCCGCAGTTCCCGGTAGGCCGAAGTCCGAGACATCGGATGGGCTCGGACTGCAGTGGAGCTTTTTCAAGGAGCACGATAAAGACCGATATGCTGTAACCGGAGAGATCATCGAGCTTCAAGCTTCGGAGCGGGTGTCGCCGCTGGTCTATATGCCGGAGGACCATCATTACGAGGTTCAAGTGGAAGTTACCATACAGGAAGGCAGTCAGGGCAGACTCCTGCTCTTCTATAATACGACGTACTTCAGCGGCATGGGGATATCCGCGGATGGGCTGTATGGAATCCTGCGCGGTTGGCATACGCCATGTATTCCGTACAGCGGCAGTACCGTGCATCTGAGATTATGCAGTGCAGATCATGAAGTGATCTATTACTATAGTCATGACGGCGGCGAATGGACGAAATTCCCGCACTCCTTTGAAGCATCCGGGTTCCACCATAACGCCTTAGGGGGATTTCTTGCCTTACGGATCGGGTTGGATGCGCTGGGCCAAGGGAAGGCCACATTCAGGAACTTTCAATATCGGAGCCTATAG
- a CDS encoding pectinesterase family protein — MVSSLLVAAMLTGTLPATAAAETGSSPLPAFPGAEGGGMYTTGGRGGEVYEVTTLADSGPGSLREAVSRSNTTVVFRVGGTIHLQSPLKITGSNLTIAGQTAPGEGITVSDYATAFEADNLIVRYMRFRLGDRHPSDDDAFGGRYHKNIIVDHCSFSWSVDEVLSMYVNENTTVQWSIVSESMLMTSHYKGRHGYAGIWGGNNASFHHNLIAHNVSRNPRFAASENHKIDSYNNVIYNWGFFSAYGGEQGMYNLRDNYYKYGPNTYRSARNQVFLGVGADTRIYIGGNYMYGNPEVTADNWKGVGDVANPESKLSSPVVMQNPPVPEPAELAYEHVLEGAGAILPRRDAVDARVVSEVVYGTGKHINSQKEVGGYLEFAQTVSTSADDDHDGMPNEWETANGLNPNEPSDRNGLHASGYTHLEVYLNGITGSGSANPAAVITQPADNTIVTEGASVEIQASASDADGSVAKVEFYRNDVLLGEDSTAPYSFTWENVQDGTHFLTVKAVDDTGTSTQSSNVAVHVNRPGSILPWQSADIGTPGIAGHTQLGATAADVTVKSAGDIDGRSDSFHFAYQQLTGNGEVIARVESVTATDDGAEAGVMIRDNLNASSKFAALLIPYVKLGKKSVTMNRMTEGGSVTKTEPEAFIQTPYWVKVVRLGDQFTSLISENGIDWSVLESVTIPMAETVYFGLAADASKPDDEVNKYNASVFSHAVVNPLDADFPAAPTGVTASAGNKSVQLNWTASTSADSYNVFRSDIPGGPYSQIAGGITAPSYTDLNLTPGKTYFYVVAAVNEKGVSFNSSEASATPEGEPETVYLVNDDFEALANETTPPGYSYLPDPQDIDHKVVVTDVPADTTGNTSGKAMIVYDNGAGGTQFIRKFAPQLGSVVIEVDITAPGWPGTSYVLQLQDESGSRTPLSIELRKPALPVADPNYTLTYKLSGSDYKLMDPPVSKRWYNLKIVTNAAAQTADIYIDQSLLADNVPFQADVKTTGIARITARTPGTGKGTLYYDNVKVYVEPVQSPKGLNALPGNGKVQLSWTAADGADYYTVKRSTTDGGPYTAVASNVTAATYIDESVQNGTTYYYVVTASGTTGESGPSNQVTVSPSEDAVKPEAPAGLTAGARSTQVDLSWQPAERANTYTVKRSTNPEGPFTVIASGLGSTSYRDGGLDNGTEYSYVVSAVGVGGEGAGSAPVAVTPSRQLSTPVVTVQSLPSGALVQWGPVDGASSYLVKRADQYGGPYEVLAESVTGVTYTDSGLINGKPYYYKVTAVDGTTHSLDSSSAGVRPSAQDGTPAPPPGLTAEPGDSSIRLNWMEVPEAASYTVKRSDTAEGPYTTAASGLSNPSFTDSGLVNGKNYYYLVSAVNEAGEGGTSVPVREVPAQVLTVAADGSAQYTKVQDAIQAVPDNSATPTIIKIKNGTYREKLDLPSAKINVRMIGESREGTVLIYGDAASTLDANGNPLGTSNSYSFRVQARDFTAEHLTIQNDAGDDAGQAVALYANGDRMAFRDVSLRGYQDTLYSNNGRQYFTDSYIEGDVDFIFGNASAVFENSIIHSLSSGYVTAASTAEGKTGYVFLNSRITAEPGLTGTVALGRPWRAYSNVKYVNSYMDDHIKPVGWDNWGRTENESTAQYGEYASYGPGADPKARFRWSKQLTTEEAALLTPADILGGSDGWNPFAAVPLVDGSRELAALTVNDAPVPDFSPATTQYRIELQDPRILPVVTAAVYSDTSLVSVKQAASVPGTAEVHIQARDGGERTYTIQFVAADHQAPTLKLEVDQPVLQADDHRMVSVHASVYASDEGTGVASIRLLSITSSEPENDQGDGNTAVDIQGAEYGTADYDFELRAERSGPGSGRIYTITYEAVDFAGNRTQASTTVTILH, encoded by the coding sequence GTGGTTTCGTCTTTACTGGTGGCCGCCATGCTGACCGGCACCCTGCCGGCAACCGCAGCGGCTGAAACGGGCTCAAGTCCGCTGCCTGCATTCCCTGGAGCAGAGGGCGGGGGCATGTATACAACCGGGGGAAGAGGCGGGGAGGTATACGAGGTCACCACGCTTGCCGATTCCGGTCCGGGCTCGCTTCGGGAAGCCGTGAGCAGAAGCAATACAACCGTTGTATTTCGGGTAGGAGGGACCATCCATCTGCAGTCCCCGCTGAAGATCACCGGTTCCAACCTGACGATTGCGGGTCAAACCGCACCTGGGGAAGGCATTACGGTGTCCGACTACGCTACAGCATTTGAAGCGGACAACCTTATTGTACGGTATATGCGCTTCCGCTTAGGAGACCGGCATCCGAGTGATGACGATGCGTTCGGCGGACGCTACCATAAGAATATCATCGTAGACCATTGCTCGTTCAGTTGGTCCGTAGATGAGGTCCTGAGTATGTATGTCAACGAGAACACGACGGTGCAGTGGTCCATTGTGTCCGAAAGCATGCTGATGACATCTCACTATAAGGGGAGGCACGGATACGCCGGCATATGGGGAGGCAATAACGCATCCTTTCATCACAATCTGATCGCCCATAATGTCAGCCGGAATCCCCGGTTCGCCGCCTCCGAGAACCATAAGATCGACAGTTATAACAATGTCATCTATAACTGGGGCTTCTTCTCCGCTTACGGTGGAGAGCAGGGCATGTACAATCTTCGGGACAATTACTACAAATATGGTCCGAATACATACCGGTCGGCCCGTAACCAGGTGTTCCTTGGAGTCGGCGCGGATACGCGCATCTACATCGGCGGGAATTATATGTACGGCAATCCTGAGGTAACGGCGGACAATTGGAAGGGTGTCGGCGACGTAGCGAACCCGGAGTCCAAGCTGAGCTCGCCTGTCGTCATGCAGAATCCACCGGTACCCGAACCGGCCGAGCTGGCGTACGAGCATGTGCTTGAGGGCGCCGGAGCCATTCTTCCACGGAGAGATGCTGTCGATGCCCGGGTCGTCAGCGAAGTGGTGTATGGAACGGGGAAGCACATCAATTCCCAGAAGGAGGTCGGCGGCTACCTGGAGTTCGCCCAGACGGTCTCGACTTCCGCAGACGACGATCATGACGGCATGCCTAACGAGTGGGAGACGGCGAACGGATTGAATCCGAATGAGCCTTCCGACCGCAACGGCCTTCATGCCTCGGGGTACACTCATCTGGAAGTATATTTGAACGGAATCACCGGCAGCGGTTCCGCCAATCCGGCCGCAGTCATAACCCAGCCTGCGGATAACACCATCGTGACCGAAGGGGCGTCGGTCGAGATTCAGGCCTCCGCATCCGACGCGGATGGTTCCGTAGCCAAGGTGGAATTTTACCGTAACGATGTCTTACTTGGTGAAGACAGCACTGCGCCCTACTCGTTCACCTGGGAGAACGTGCAGGATGGAACGCATTTCCTGACCGTCAAAGCCGTGGACGATACAGGCACTTCCACGCAGTCCAGCAATGTCGCCGTTCATGTGAACCGGCCCGGCAGTATCCTGCCTTGGCAGTCGGCCGATATCGGGACGCCGGGAATCGCAGGCCATACCCAGCTTGGGGCCACAGCCGCAGACGTTACCGTGAAATCGGCAGGCGATATCGACGGCAGGTCGGACAGCTTTCATTTCGCTTATCAGCAGCTCACCGGGAATGGCGAAGTGATCGCCCGCGTGGAAAGCGTGACGGCTACAGATGACGGGGCAGAGGCCGGAGTCATGATCCGTGATAACCTGAACGCTTCCTCCAAATTTGCGGCCCTGCTCATTCCATACGTCAAGCTTGGCAAGAAGAGCGTGACCATGAACCGGATGACCGAAGGCGGCAGTGTGACCAAAACCGAGCCGGAAGCGTTCATCCAGACGCCGTATTGGGTGAAGGTAGTCCGCTTGGGCGATCAGTTCACTTCCCTGATCTCGGAGAACGGAATCGATTGGTCTGTACTTGAATCGGTTACCATCCCGATGGCGGAGACCGTCTATTTCGGTCTCGCGGCGGATGCGTCCAAGCCCGATGATGAAGTGAACAAGTATAACGCCTCCGTGTTCTCCCACGCTGTGGTGAATCCGCTGGACGCTGACTTTCCGGCCGCTCCAACCGGCGTAACGGCGAGTGCAGGCAATAAGTCGGTACAATTGAATTGGACTGCCAGTACTTCTGCAGACAGCTATAACGTATTCCGGAGTGATATTCCGGGTGGACCTTACTCGCAGATTGCGGGCGGCATTACCGCTCCCTCTTACACCGACTTGAATTTGACACCGGGCAAGACCTACTTTTATGTGGTTGCGGCCGTCAATGAAAAGGGTGTGAGCTTCAACTCTTCAGAGGCCAGTGCCACGCCGGAAGGCGAGCCGGAGACAGTATATCTGGTCAACGATGACTTTGAAGCCCTCGCCAATGAAACGACGCCTCCCGGGTATTCGTATCTGCCTGATCCGCAGGACATAGACCACAAGGTCGTTGTAACCGACGTTCCCGCAGATACGACAGGCAATACTTCAGGCAAAGCGATGATCGTCTATGATAACGGTGCGGGCGGTACGCAGTTTATCCGCAAGTTTGCCCCGCAGCTTGGCAGCGTGGTGATCGAGGTCGATATCACGGCACCCGGATGGCCGGGCACCTCTTACGTACTGCAGCTGCAGGATGAGTCCGGCAGCAGGACTCCGCTGTCTATCGAACTCCGCAAGCCGGCGCTTCCTGTAGCGGACCCGAACTATACCCTTACTTACAAGCTGAGCGGTTCAGACTACAAGCTGATGGATCCGCCGGTGAGCAAGCGTTGGTATAACCTGAAGATTGTGACGAACGCAGCGGCGCAAACGGCCGACATCTATATCGACCAGTCGCTCCTTGCCGACAACGTTCCGTTCCAGGCGGACGTGAAGACGACGGGCATCGCGCGGATTACGGCACGGACGCCGGGCACCGGCAAAGGGACTTTGTATTACGATAATGTCAAGGTCTATGTAGAGCCGGTACAAAGCCCGAAAGGGCTGAATGCCCTGCCGGGCAACGGGAAGGTACAGCTGAGCTGGACAGCCGCGGACGGCGCGGATTATTACACGGTCAAACGCAGCACGACAGACGGGGGGCCGTACACCGCCGTGGCTTCCAATGTGACGGCTGCGACTTATATCGATGAGTCCGTCCAGAACGGCACGACTTACTACTATGTCGTGACGGCATCGGGCACGACAGGGGAAAGCGGGCCGTCCAACCAGGTGACGGTGTCGCCTTCGGAGGATGCGGTGAAGCCCGAAGCGCCTGCAGGGCTTACGGCCGGAGCCCGCAGTACACAGGTGGATCTGAGCTGGCAGCCTGCAGAGCGGGCGAACACGTATACGGTCAAGCGGAGTACCAACCCGGAGGGTCCCTTTACCGTAATCGCTTCCGGCTTAGGCTCCACGTCTTACCGGGATGGCGGGTTAGATAACGGTACGGAGTATTCCTACGTGGTATCAGCAGTCGGCGTAGGGGGTGAAGGGGCGGGTTCGGCCCCGGTCGCGGTCACCCCTTCGCGGCAGCTCTCCACACCGGTAGTGACGGTTCAGTCCCTGCCTAGTGGAGCCCTTGTGCAGTGGGGGCCTGTCGACGGCGCTTCATCCTATCTTGTGAAGCGTGCTGATCAATACGGAGGGCCATACGAGGTGCTTGCCGAATCGGTAACCGGCGTAACCTATACGGACTCCGGTCTGATCAATGGAAAGCCTTATTACTACAAGGTGACAGCGGTGGACGGAACTACGCACAGTCTGGATTCTTCCTCCGCCGGTGTCCGCCCGTCTGCTCAGGACGGCACCCCTGCACCGCCACCGGGCCTGACGGCCGAGCCGGGCGACAGCAGCATCCGTTTGAACTGGATGGAAGTGCCGGAAGCGGCTTCCTATACGGTTAAACGCAGCGACACGGCTGAAGGACCGTATACCACCGCAGCTTCGGGACTATCGAATCCCTCTTTTACCGATTCGGGCCTTGTGAACGGAAAGAATTATTATTATCTTGTTTCCGCTGTGAATGAAGCCGGAGAAGGGGGAACCAGCGTACCGGTTCGGGAGGTACCGGCTCAGGTGCTGACGGTTGCCGCTGACGGAAGCGCACAATATACCAAGGTCCAGGATGCCATCCAGGCTGTTCCGGACAACAGCGCAACCCCCACCATCATCAAGATCAAGAACGGCACGTACCGCGAGAAGCTCGATCTCCCTTCCGCCAAGATCAATGTACGTATGATTGGCGAAAGCCGGGAAGGAACCGTCCTGATCTATGGAGATGCTGCCAGCACACTGGATGCGAACGGGAACCCGCTGGGCACTTCGAACAGTTACAGCTTCAGGGTGCAGGCGAGAGATTTCACGGCGGAACATCTGACAATTCAGAACGACGCCGGGGACGATGCAGGCCAGGCGGTGGCGCTCTATGCGAATGGAGACCGGATGGCCTTCCGTGATGTCAGTCTGCGGGGCTACCAAGATACGCTGTACTCCAACAATGGCCGGCAGTATTTCACGGACAGCTACATCGAAGGCGACGTGGATTTCATCTTCGGCAACGCCTCGGCTGTCTTTGAGAACAGCATCATTCACAGCTTGAGCAGCGGCTATGTCACCGCGGCTTCAACCGCGGAGGGGAAGACAGGGTATGTCTTCCTGAACAGCCGGATTACCGCCGAGCCCGGGCTGACCGGTACCGTAGCCCTCGGCAGGCCGTGGCGCGCCTATTCGAACGTGAAGTATGTGAACAGTTACATGGACGATCATATTAAGCCGGTCGGCTGGGATAACTGGGGAAGGACGGAGAATGAATCCACGGCCCAATATGGAGAATATGCCAGCTACGGACCGGGAGCGGACCCGAAGGCAAGGTTCCGTTGGTCGAAGCAGTTAACGACGGAGGAAGCAGCGCTCTTAACGCCGGCGGACATTCTCGGCGGAAGTGACGGCTGGAATCCGTTTGCGGCGGTGCCTCTGGTTGATGGCAGTCGGGAGCTGGCGGCCCTTACCGTAAACGATGCGCCGGTGCCGGATTTCTCGCCTGCGACAACGCAGTATCGGATCGAGCTGCAGGATCCCCGTATCCTTCCGGTCGTTACCGCGGCCGTGTACTCGGATACATCTTTAGTGTCGGTTAAGCAGGCGGCATCGGTGCCCGGTACGGCAGAAGTACACATTCAGGCCAGGGATGGCGGGGAACGGACCTATACGATCCAATTCGTAGCTGCCGATCATCAGGCGCCCACGCTCAAGCTTGAAGTGGATCAACCGGTTCTTCAGGCAGATGATCATCGGATGGTATCTGTTCATGCCTCTGTATACGCATCCGACGAAGGAACCGGTGTAGCTTCGATTCGGCTGCTATCGATCACAAGCAGTGAACCGGAGAATGATCAAGGAGACGGCAATACGGCGGTCGATATTCAGGGAGCGGAGTACGGTACGGCGGATTACGATTTTGAACTGCGTGCCGAACGCTCAGGACCAGGCAGCGGCCGTATATATACCATCACCTATGAAGCGGTTGATTTTGCTGGCAACCGGACCCAAGCTTCAACAACCGTAACCATCTTACATTAA